A stretch of Primulina tabacum isolate GXHZ01 chromosome 13, ASM2559414v2, whole genome shotgun sequence DNA encodes these proteins:
- the LOC142521863 gene encoding uncharacterized protein LOC142521863 — translation MDVKTRKVKEFSELKQGNLNVNDYILKFEEGCLFVPFIASNDKDRGEHFMRGLRAEIRRDVRMSKAATYKQIVEKALLAEQDEKEIEKERQLRRQSFNQKSQALSQSWKGGYKREGKEEYRGKTHVVQFEMNRPLCPKCSKPHKGECFVGANKCYRCGGHNIVLPSGDVICPTSVIKACPVQVNEETFFADFIVADLIVIPMIEFDVNKMLVKGCQGFLASVMDVSKEYCVDVNDIEIVREYSDVFADNVPGLPPDREVEFVIDVVLGTGPISKAPYQMAPTE, via the exons ATGGATGTCAAGACTAGAAAAGTGAAAGAGTTCTCGGAACTAAAGCAGGGCAACTTGAATGTGAATGATTATATATTGAAGTTCGAAGAAGGATGTCTGTTCGTTCCTTTTATTGCTTCGAATGACAAAGATCGAGGGGAACACTTCATGAGAGGCTTGAGAGCCGAGATCAGGAGGGATGTCAGAATGTCTAAGGCCGCAACGTACAAACAGATCGTGGAGAAAGCTCTTTTAGCGGAGCAGGACGAGAAAGAGATTGAGAAGGAAAGGCAATTGAGAAGACAGAGCTTTAATCAAAAGAGCCAAGCTTTGAGTCAAAGTTGGAAAGGGGGATACAAAAGAGAAGGAAAAGAAGAATATCGAGGTAAAACTCATGTGGTTCAATTTGAGATGAATAGACCTTTATGTCCCAAATGCAGCAAGCCACACAAGGGTGAATGCTTTGTAGGAGCCAACAAATGTTACAGATGTGGAGGT CATAATATTGTGCTTCCTTCGGGTGATGTGATTTGTCCAACGAGTGTGATTAAGGCTTGTCCTGTCCAAGTGAACGAGGAAACATTCTTTGCTGATTTTATtgttgctgatttgattgtgattccTATGATAGAGTTTGAT GTGAATAAGATGTTGGTTAAGGGCTGTCAGGGATTTCTGGCGTCAGTCATGGATGTGAGTAAGGAATATTGTGTGGATGTGAATGATATTGAAATTGTTCGAGAGTATTCGGATGTCTTTGCCGATAATGTGCCGGGGTTGCCCCCCGATAGAGAAGTCGAGTTTGTCATTGATGTAGTACTTGGTACTGGTCCTATTTCTAAAGCCCCTTATCAAATGGCACCGActgaatga